A part of Vibrio sp. B1FLJ16 genomic DNA contains:
- the gspG gene encoding type II secretion system major pseudopilin GspG, with amino-acid sequence MKFKRSKQNGFTLLEVMVVVVILGILASFVVPNLLGNKEKADQQKAITDIVALENALDMYKLDNSVYPTTDQGLDALVSKPSNPEPRNYRDGGYIKRLPNDPWGNEYQYLSPGDNGTIDIFTLGADAQEGGEGPASDIGNWNMQDFQ; translated from the coding sequence ATGAAATTTAAGCGTAGTAAGCAAAACGGCTTCACACTATTAGAAGTCATGGTTGTCGTTGTTATTCTGGGTATTCTGGCAAGTTTCGTTGTTCCAAACCTTTTGGGTAACAAAGAAAAGGCAGACCAGCAAAAAGCGATAACAGATATTGTTGCGCTGGAAAATGCGTTAGACATGTACAAGCTGGATAACAGTGTTTACCCGACAACCGACCAAGGCCTAGACGCATTGGTAAGTAAACCTTCAAACCCGGAACCACGTAACTACCGTGACGGTGGTTACATCAAGCGTCTGCCAAACGACCCTTGGGGTAACGAGTATCAGTACCTGAGCCCAGGCGATAACGGCACTATTGATATCTTCACACTAGGTGCAGATGCTCAGGAAGGTGGTGAAGGTCCGGCTTCGGATATCGGCAACTGGAACATGCAAGACTTCCAGTAA
- a CDS encoding prepilin-type N-terminal cleavage/methylation domain-containing protein, translating to MRKHNGFTLIEILLVLVLLSLTAVAVISTLPTSQKDLSKQYAHSFFQRLQLLNEEAVLSGKDFGVRVDDAKSTYSLLSLTAEGWKPLEMKQIPSKNTLEGNVALQLELGGGAWAEDDRLFEPGTLFDEDMFAEQEEENKVKPPQVFVFSSAELTPFILSFFPENGDAFTDGWRVVGKESGQIVLLAPGEEAEEDENARF from the coding sequence ATGCGAAAACATAACGGTTTTACATTAATAGAAATTCTATTGGTGCTGGTGCTGCTTTCCCTTACTGCCGTAGCGGTAATCTCGACATTGCCCACCAGTCAGAAAGACCTTTCTAAACAATACGCTCATAGCTTTTTTCAGCGTTTGCAGTTACTTAATGAAGAGGCCGTACTAAGCGGTAAAGACTTTGGTGTAAGAGTGGATGATGCCAAGTCGACGTACAGTTTGCTGAGTCTGACCGCCGAGGGCTGGAAGCCTTTAGAAATGAAGCAAATTCCGAGTAAAAATACCCTGGAAGGTAACGTCGCATTGCAGCTGGAATTGGGCGGAGGTGCTTGGGCAGAGGATGACCGCTTGTTTGAGCCGGGCACTTTGTTTGATGAAGACATGTTCGCCGAACAAGAAGAGGAGAATAAAGTTAAACCTCCGCAAGTGTTTGTTTTTTCAAGTGCAGAACTGACGCCATTTATCTTGTCTTTTTTTCCTGAAAACGGTGATGCTTTTACTGATGGATGGCGTGTGGTGGGTAAAGAATCAGGCCAGATCGTATTGCTAGCACCTGGAGAAGAGGCCGAAGAGGATGAGAATGCGAGATTTTAA
- the gspI gene encoding type II secretion system minor pseudopilin GspI: protein MRDFKQPHPNLSSPRARGMTLLEVLVALAIFATAAISVIRSVSQHINTVSYLEEKMFAAMVVDNQMASVMLDTGELKAKNGTEELAGRTWYWKVSPVATTQPLLKAFDVSVATDKNASPVVTVRSYVAK, encoded by the coding sequence ATGCGAGATTTTAAACAACCTCATCCAAATTTGAGCAGCCCCCGGGCAAGGGGCATGACGTTACTGGAAGTGTTGGTTGCACTGGCAATCTTTGCGACAGCGGCAATTAGTGTGATTCGTTCTGTGAGTCAGCACATCAATACCGTCAGTTACTTAGAAGAAAAAATGTTTGCAGCAATGGTTGTGGATAACCAGATGGCCAGCGTGATGCTGGATACCGGTGAGCTTAAAGCCAAAAATGGCACCGAAGAGCTGGCTGGGCGTACTTGGTACTGGAAGGTTTCCCCGGTCGCCACGACGCAGCCATTGCTGAAAGCATTTGATGTGAGTGTCGCGACAGATAAAAACGCGAGCCCTGTTGTGACGGTAAGAAGCTATGTGGCTAAGTAG
- the gspJ gene encoding type II secretion system minor pseudopilin GspJ translates to MWRSRQKPVVKHHSVAHCDSIAKRSRGKGFTLIEVLVSIAIFASLSVAAYQVVSQVQRSNLLSQERTARLNELQRNMVMMDNDFRQMALRRMRTEGEEPGSKLIFWSDYLLDSDAKGVMFARTGWHNPQQQFPRGEVTKVGYRLKGETLQRVWWRYPDTPTGQGAVVMPLLTQVESFDLRFYDGKQWLNEWNSSDILPKAVSVVLTLKDYGKITRTYLTPDGTLAASETDDNG, encoded by the coding sequence ATGTGGCGAAGTAGACAGAAGCCGGTGGTGAAGCACCATTCCGTTGCTCATTGTGATTCCATTGCTAAGCGCAGCAGAGGTAAAGGTTTCACCCTGATTGAAGTACTGGTATCGATTGCTATCTTCGCCAGCCTCAGCGTCGCGGCGTATCAAGTGGTGTCACAGGTACAGCGCAGTAACCTGTTGTCTCAGGAGCGCACAGCGCGTCTGAACGAGCTGCAGCGAAACATGGTAATGATGGATAACGACTTTCGTCAGATGGCTTTGCGTCGCATGCGAACCGAAGGCGAAGAGCCCGGCAGTAAACTGATTTTCTGGTCTGATTACTTGCTGGATTCAGACGCCAAAGGAGTGATGTTTGCACGCACGGGATGGCACAATCCGCAGCAGCAGTTTCCCCGCGGAGAAGTCACCAAAGTCGGTTACCGCTTAAAAGGTGAAACTTTGCAGCGTGTATGGTGGCGCTACCCGGATACACCAACGGGGCAGGGAGCCGTCGTTATGCCGCTACTGACTCAGGTCGAGTCTTTCGATTTGCGCTTCTATGATGGCAAACAGTGGCTAAATGAGTGGAACAGCAGTGACATTTTACCCAAAGCGGTATCGGTGGTGTTGACGCTCAAGGATTACGGCAAGATCACCCGAACGTATCTTACTCCAGACGGAACACTGGCTGCATCGGAGACGGATGACAATGGTTAA
- the gspK gene encoding type II secretion system minor pseudopilin GspK translates to MVKRQRGVALLIVLMLLAIMTTVAASMSERLFVQFKRGGNQLHYQQAYWYSIGVEALAKVAIEQSYKDSDTINMSQPWAIRDQVYPLDYGQATGHIRDKQACFNLNVLSAVQPTGQQTTRPYLVQVLQRLLEESEVEPYQAEVIADSAWEYIDSDSDVRSTTGVEDSTYESMTPAYLAANSWMADKTELRSVYQVSGEIYQKLAPLVCALPSDDWRLNVNTIEAEQAPILVAMFSPGLSNSDAVQLIEKRPFDGWNNIEAFLAESELAGLNENMTKEARAYLGVDSAFFELDAQVLVDESRVRIRSLLQSTNRDTVTVVRRRFGGISERVSDRSAE, encoded by the coding sequence ATGGTTAAACGTCAGAGAGGGGTTGCTTTACTCATCGTTCTTATGTTGCTGGCGATTATGACGACGGTAGCTGCCAGCATGTCTGAGCGTTTGTTTGTTCAGTTTAAGCGTGGTGGTAACCAGCTTCATTACCAGCAGGCTTACTGGTATAGCATCGGGGTCGAGGCCCTGGCCAAAGTGGCCATTGAACAGAGCTACAAGGATTCCGATACCATCAATATGAGCCAGCCATGGGCGATCAGAGATCAGGTTTATCCGCTCGATTATGGCCAGGCTACCGGGCATATCCGTGATAAACAAGCCTGTTTCAACCTCAACGTACTGAGCGCAGTTCAGCCTACGGGGCAGCAAACTACAAGGCCTTACCTGGTTCAGGTCCTGCAGCGCTTACTGGAGGAGTCTGAGGTTGAGCCTTATCAGGCGGAAGTGATTGCAGATTCAGCCTGGGAATACATTGACAGTGATTCAGATGTCAGATCCACCACTGGTGTGGAAGACAGTACATACGAATCGATGACTCCTGCTTATTTAGCTGCGAACAGCTGGATGGCAGATAAAACAGAACTGAGATCGGTCTATCAGGTAAGCGGTGAAATTTACCAAAAGTTAGCACCGTTGGTTTGTGCACTGCCAAGTGATGACTGGCGTCTGAATGTGAATACTATCGAGGCTGAGCAAGCCCCGATATTAGTAGCGATGTTTTCGCCGGGACTGAGCAATAGTGATGCGGTGCAGCTTATAGAAAAGCGTCCGTTTGACGGATGGAATAACATCGAAGCATTTTTAGCTGAGTCAGAACTGGCTGGCTTGAACGAAAACATGACGAAAGAGGCTAGGGCTTATCTGGGCGTTGACAGTGCCTTCTTCGAATTAGATGCACAAGTGCTGGTGGATGAATCTCGCGTGCGAATCCGCAGCCTTTTGCAAAGTACAAACAGAGATACGGTGACGGTTGTGCGCCGTCGTTTTGGAGGGATCAGTGAGCGAGTTTCTGACCGTTCGGCTGAGTAG
- the gspL gene encoding type II secretion system protein GspL, translating into MSEFLTVRLSSEQQSTIPWVVWSTGQQEVIASGEVAGWEYLDDLVSYAGQRPVIALLAGNDVVLTQVDIPPGAERQFDTMLPYLVEDEVAQDVDSLHFTVLSKQSGKAQICAVDRAWVQTVLQRFSAQGMFIKRLLPDVLALPFNEHSSAAAIGDQWLIRHSQAEGAVVDVSWLDLYLSSYLQNHEDWKLDCYSSVPESDISEVWVPQPEEMTMALLAKGVTESKTNLLTGEFKPKSSWGKYWKVWQKASIAAGVLLVAIVAQQLLMVHQYEAQAEAYRAESERVFRQIFPDRKRIPTVSYLKRQMTDEERRLSGNSSDEAMLSWLAALPSTLGQVKDLEITSFKYDGQRSEVRIQARSSDFQPFEQARVKLAEKFNVEQGQLNRNGKVVMGSFVLKRL; encoded by the coding sequence GTGAGCGAGTTTCTGACCGTTCGGCTGAGTAGCGAACAACAAAGTACCATACCTTGGGTGGTGTGGTCGACAGGGCAGCAGGAAGTGATTGCCAGCGGCGAAGTGGCCGGGTGGGAGTACCTGGACGATCTGGTGTCTTATGCCGGTCAGCGTCCGGTGATCGCTTTGCTGGCAGGTAACGATGTGGTGCTCACTCAAGTGGATATTCCACCGGGCGCGGAGCGCCAGTTCGACACCATGCTGCCATATCTGGTGGAAGATGAAGTCGCACAGGATGTCGACAGCCTGCACTTTACCGTATTAAGCAAGCAGTCAGGTAAGGCGCAAATATGTGCTGTGGATCGTGCCTGGGTTCAGACTGTCCTGCAGCGCTTCTCTGCTCAGGGAATGTTCATCAAGCGCTTACTACCAGATGTTCTGGCACTGCCGTTTAATGAGCACAGCAGCGCGGCTGCAATAGGTGATCAATGGCTTATTCGTCACTCCCAGGCTGAAGGTGCCGTGGTTGATGTTTCATGGTTAGATCTCTATCTCTCTTCTTATTTGCAAAATCATGAAGATTGGAAACTGGATTGTTACAGCTCGGTGCCTGAGTCTGATATCAGCGAAGTATGGGTACCCCAGCCAGAAGAGATGACCATGGCTTTATTAGCCAAAGGGGTGACAGAAAGTAAAACCAACTTACTCACCGGAGAATTTAAGCCTAAATCCTCATGGGGTAAGTACTGGAAAGTATGGCAAAAAGCCAGCATTGCGGCCGGAGTGTTACTGGTGGCTATAGTGGCTCAACAGTTGCTGATGGTACACCAGTACGAGGCACAGGCAGAAGCCTACCGGGCGGAAAGTGAGCGGGTTTTCCGTCAGATATTCCCGGATAGAAAACGTATTCCGACAGTGAGTTATCTTAAGCGTCAGATGACAGATGAAGAGCGTCGCTTGTCCGGTAATTCGAGTGATGAAGCCATGTTGTCATGGTTGGCTGCGCTCCCTTCAACACTCGGTCAGGTTAAAGATTTGGAAATCACCAGCTTTAAATATGATGGTCAGCGCAGTGAAGTCAGAATTCAGGCCCGCAGCTCTGACTTCCAGCCTTTTGAGCAGGCTCGTGTCAAGCTTGCTGAAAAGTTTAATGTTGAGCAAGGACAGCTTAATCGCAACGGAAAGGTTGTGATGGGCAGTTTTGTTCTGAAGCGTTTGTGA
- a CDS encoding type II secretion system protein M, with product MKNLISQIQTWWSSISQREQRMVMGCGALVIIGLIYWGILQPVSQRAELAQSRIQSERQLLEWVQDKADDITALRKSGGVTYSNQPLNQLVSSSARRFKVELIRVQPRNESVQVWIKPLAFNQLIDWLRHLKEQQGIEVEFLDIDRTDQAGMIDVNRLQFKRG from the coding sequence ATGAAGAATTTAATCTCTCAGATTCAAACCTGGTGGAGCAGTATCTCACAGCGTGAGCAGCGTATGGTGATGGGTTGTGGTGCATTAGTGATTATTGGCCTCATATATTGGGGTATTTTGCAGCCTGTTAGCCAGCGAGCTGAGTTGGCGCAGTCGAGAATCCAGAGCGAAAGACAGCTTCTCGAGTGGGTGCAAGATAAAGCTGATGACATTACAGCATTACGCAAGAGCGGGGGCGTAACTTACTCTAATCAGCCACTTAACCAGTTAGTTTCTTCTTCGGCGCGTCGTTTTAAAGTGGAACTGATCCGTGTGCAGCCACGTAACGAGAGTGTCCAGGTATGGATAAAACCGTTAGCCTTTAACCAGTTGATTGATTGGCTGCGTCATCTGAAAGAACAACAAGGTATTGAGGTGGAGTTCTTAGATATTGACCGAACCGATCAAGCGGGCATGATTGATGTGAACCGCTTGCAGTTTAAGCGAGGATAA
- a CDS encoding type II secretion system protein N yields the protein MKRVVLYVAIFFSFFSVSLLTGIPVSWVLNQSPSLRGLDIQGAQGTVWQGQAASVSWQRRNLGELSWDFQWSALLTGKAEYSVRFGRGSDTEMRGRGFVGYSLFGGAYAKNLVASLPAVKLIELAPLPVPVGVEGQLELNIHHATYASPWCKTGEGTLVWSASGIQSPLGSLDLGPVVTNLSCEDSVLSASGQQQSPQVSAAFSAELMPNLRYSTKAWFKPGLEFPAAMSEQLQWLGNPNSQGQYEFDYKGRF from the coding sequence GTGAAACGAGTAGTACTGTACGTCGCCATCTTCTTCTCCTTTTTCTCTGTCAGTTTACTGACGGGGATACCGGTATCCTGGGTGCTCAATCAAAGTCCGAGTTTACGAGGGTTAGATATTCAGGGAGCTCAGGGCACGGTATGGCAGGGCCAGGCAGCTAGTGTTTCCTGGCAACGCCGGAACCTGGGAGAGCTGAGCTGGGACTTTCAGTGGTCAGCTTTATTGACGGGCAAAGCGGAGTATTCGGTGCGCTTCGGCCGTGGCAGTGATACGGAAATGCGAGGCCGGGGTTTCGTTGGCTATAGCTTATTCGGTGGTGCGTACGCGAAAAACTTGGTGGCATCGTTACCAGCAGTTAAGTTGATTGAGCTGGCACCTTTGCCTGTACCAGTCGGTGTTGAAGGTCAGCTGGAACTCAATATCCATCATGCGACCTACGCGAGTCCCTGGTGTAAAACGGGAGAGGGTACTCTGGTATGGAGTGCCAGCGGAATTCAAAGCCCGCTCGGGAGTTTAGATCTCGGTCCTGTCGTTACGAATCTGAGTTGTGAAGACAGTGTGCTGAGCGCTTCAGGGCAACAACAAAGTCCGCAGGTGTCTGCTGCTTTCTCTGCTGAGCTGATGCCTAACCTACGTTATTCGACCAAAGCGTGGTTTAAGCCGGGGTTGGAATTTCCTGCAGCGATGAGTGAGCAGCTGCAGTGGTTAGGTAATCCGAATTCGCAAGGTCAGTATGAGTTCGATTACAAAGGACGTTTTTAA
- the cysQ gene encoding 3'(2'),5'-bisphosphate nucleotidase CysQ, producing the protein MPMTKDLSHLLPQVIEIARSAGQLILDIYQKKQYEEYTKSDETPVTSADIAAHKLITKRLSELTPDIPVLSEEAADISLEQRAQWQRYWLVDPLDGTQEFIARSGDFATIIALVDNNQPTMGVVYGPVSGVTYYAYSGKGAWKIPDMSESVRIRTHKHEQPGQSIAIAISRRQDINRITGRMSSAWNYELIPLGSAALKACLVAEGAVDCYLRLGPTGEWDTAATQCIVEEAGGRILSTKLEPLSYNERETLENPNFIVLGDEALPWDNILQRKD; encoded by the coding sequence ATGCCTATGACAAAAGATCTATCTCACCTGCTCCCTCAGGTTATCGAAATTGCCCGTAGCGCCGGGCAACTGATCCTCGATATCTACCAAAAGAAACAATACGAAGAATATACTAAAAGCGATGAAACCCCGGTCACCAGCGCTGACATTGCCGCGCACAAACTCATTACAAAACGCTTAAGCGAGCTGACACCAGACATTCCGGTACTGTCTGAAGAGGCTGCGGATATCAGTCTGGAGCAACGAGCGCAGTGGCAACGTTACTGGCTGGTTGACCCGCTAGACGGTACCCAGGAATTTATCGCACGTAGTGGCGACTTCGCTACCATCATCGCATTGGTCGATAATAACCAGCCCACCATGGGAGTGGTGTACGGCCCGGTTTCCGGCGTGACGTATTATGCGTACAGCGGAAAAGGAGCGTGGAAAATTCCTGACATGTCTGAAAGTGTAAGAATCCGCACTCATAAGCACGAACAACCCGGGCAAAGTATTGCGATTGCGATCAGCCGCCGTCAGGACATCAACCGCATAACCGGCCGTATGAGCAGTGCCTGGAACTACGAACTGATCCCTCTGGGCTCTGCGGCGTTAAAGGCATGCCTGGTTGCCGAGGGAGCGGTGGATTGTTACCTGCGATTAGGCCCGACCGGCGAGTGGGACACCGCAGCAACACAATGTATCGTTGAAGAAGCCGGCGGCCGAATCCTAAGTACTAAATTAGAGCCCCTTTCTTACAATGAGCGGGAAACTCTCGAAAACCCTAACTTCATTGTGTTAGGTGATGAAGCGTTACCCTGGGATAACATCCTGCAGCGCAAAGATTAA
- the nudE gene encoding ADP compounds hydrolase NudE gives MSKRTPPEILSCQTVAKSKLFAVEALDLRFSNGEHRTYERLRPSGRDAVMIVPVTEQGDLLLVREYAAGTERYELGFPKGLIDPGETPHQAADRELKEEIGFGCNQLTPLKQVILAPSYFSSKMTLFLGQALYPEKQEGDEPEPLEIVRWPLAQAEELLTHMDFCEARSITALMLALRHLTHNNNQ, from the coding sequence ATGTCGAAAAGGACCCCACCAGAGATTCTCTCTTGTCAGACGGTCGCGAAATCAAAACTGTTTGCAGTGGAAGCCCTCGACCTTCGCTTTTCTAATGGTGAGCACCGTACCTATGAGCGCCTGAGACCAAGCGGCCGGGATGCGGTCATGATTGTGCCTGTCACTGAGCAGGGAGACCTGTTGTTAGTGCGTGAATACGCCGCAGGTACTGAACGTTATGAGCTTGGGTTCCCTAAAGGCCTCATCGACCCGGGCGAAACACCGCATCAGGCCGCAGATCGTGAGCTCAAAGAAGAAATCGGCTTTGGCTGTAATCAGCTGACTCCTCTGAAGCAAGTGATTCTCGCACCATCTTACTTCTCAAGTAAAATGACCCTGTTTTTAGGTCAGGCGCTGTATCCGGAAAAACAAGAAGGTGATGAGCCAGAACCTCTGGAAATTGTGCGCTGGCCGCTGGCACAAGCTGAAGAGCTGTTAACACATATGGATTTCTGCGAAGCGCGCAGCATCACCGCATTGATGTTAGCGCTGAGACATTTAACTCACAATAATAATCAATAA
- the nfuA gene encoding Fe-S biogenesis protein NfuA: protein MSNITITETAQTHFANLLGQQPEGTNIRVFVVNPGTQNAECGVSYCPPEAVEGTDTEFSYSGFSAYIDELSLPFLEDAEIDFVTDKMGSQLTLKAPNAKMRKVADDAPLVERVEYAIQTQVNPQLAGHGGHVNLVEITEEGVAIVAFGGGCNGCSMVDVTLKEGIEKELLNQFSGELTAVRDATEHDRGDHSYY from the coding sequence GTGTCAAATATTACTATTACAGAAACTGCTCAAACGCATTTCGCTAATCTTTTAGGTCAACAGCCTGAAGGTACTAACATTCGTGTTTTCGTTGTGAACCCTGGTACACAAAATGCTGAATGTGGTGTGTCTTACTGCCCACCAGAAGCGGTGGAAGGAACTGACACTGAGTTCTCTTACAGCGGCTTTTCAGCATACATTGATGAGCTGAGCCTGCCATTCCTTGAAGACGCTGAAATCGACTTCGTTACAGATAAAATGGGTTCTCAGCTTACGCTGAAAGCACCAAACGCTAAAATGCGTAAAGTTGCTGATGATGCACCATTGGTTGAGCGAGTTGAGTACGCAATTCAAACTCAGGTTAACCCACAACTTGCAGGTCATGGTGGCCATGTAAACCTGGTTGAAATCACTGAAGAAGGCGTTGCTATTGTGGCGTTCGGTGGCGGCTGTAATGGCTGTTCAATGGTGGACGTAACACTAAAAGAAGGCATCGAGAAAGAGCTGCTAAACCAGTTTAGCGGTGAGTTGACAGCTGTACGTGATGCTACTGAGCACGACCGCGGTGACCACTCTTACTACTAA
- a CDS encoding ComF family protein, translated as MLSHHWQNIMHHVLGSQCGLCRLPLDNTNPPNALRWCGQCFQSLAPIKRCPVCGLTMKDEEENHIWCGQCLTEPPPWQRLITLGDYDFPLAREVQRFKDNGDLWHVDALTQLLAERITTPAPLITTVPLHWKRYISRGFNQSDILARRLAAHLQSDADCRIFRRVAHAGSQRGHNKSHREHNLKGAFVLNKKPLSKHVAIVDDVVTTGSTVRQLCQLLLEVGVESIDIYCICRTPAPTSV; from the coding sequence ATGTTATCTCATCACTGGCAAAACATCATGCATCATGTGCTCGGCAGTCAGTGTGGTTTGTGCAGGCTTCCGCTGGACAACACAAACCCGCCTAATGCTCTTCGTTGGTGCGGCCAATGCTTTCAGTCACTTGCCCCGATAAAAAGATGCCCTGTCTGCGGTTTAACAATGAAGGATGAAGAGGAAAATCATATATGGTGTGGTCAGTGTTTAACCGAGCCACCGCCATGGCAGCGACTCATCACACTCGGCGATTACGACTTTCCGCTTGCGCGCGAAGTACAACGCTTTAAGGATAATGGCGATCTCTGGCACGTCGACGCACTGACTCAGCTGCTAGCGGAACGCATTACTACGCCCGCCCCGCTCATCACCACTGTACCTTTACACTGGAAGCGCTATATATCTCGCGGATTTAACCAAAGTGACATACTCGCCAGACGCTTAGCTGCCCATCTTCAAAGCGATGCAGACTGCCGGATATTTCGTCGGGTCGCGCACGCAGGATCACAACGAGGCCACAATAAATCTCACCGGGAACACAACCTGAAAGGTGCGTTTGTCCTCAATAAAAAACCATTGAGTAAACATGTAGCGATTGTTGACGATGTGGTTACCACTGGCAGTACTGTCCGACAATTATGCCAATTACTACTTGAAGTTGGCGTAGAAAGCATTGATATTTACTGCATCTGCAGAACACCTGCTCCTACTTCGGTCTAG
- the bioH gene encoding pimeloyl-ACP methyl ester esterase BioH — MSTNLHWQSFGQGPDLVLLHGWGMNGAVWQQTVESLQSGFRVHVVDLPGYGHSAKQHGEDLDHIAQLVLEDAPDKAVWLGWSLGGLVATHIALSAPERVSKLITVASSPKFAAEKPWRGIQPKVLSAFTEQLLEDFSLTIERFMALQAMGSPSARRDVKVLKQAVLSRPQPNPASLLVGLNILADVDLREELASLTMPMLRLYGRLDGLVPIKVASDLNELLPNTEHAIFSQSSHAPFMTEHDAFCEQVREFAYR; from the coding sequence ATGAGCACGAATTTACACTGGCAGTCGTTTGGTCAGGGACCGGATTTGGTGTTGTTGCACGGTTGGGGAATGAATGGTGCGGTCTGGCAGCAAACTGTTGAGTCTCTTCAGTCTGGTTTTCGCGTGCATGTGGTTGACCTCCCGGGATATGGTCACAGCGCGAAGCAACATGGCGAAGACTTAGATCATATTGCGCAATTGGTTCTTGAGGATGCCCCCGATAAAGCGGTATGGCTTGGCTGGTCTTTAGGTGGCCTGGTTGCCACTCATATTGCTCTCAGTGCACCGGAACGTGTCAGTAAGCTGATTACGGTTGCCAGCTCTCCTAAATTTGCAGCGGAGAAGCCCTGGAGGGGAATTCAGCCGAAGGTGCTGAGTGCATTTACTGAGCAGCTGCTTGAAGATTTCTCGCTCACTATCGAGCGTTTTATGGCGCTGCAGGCTATGGGCAGTCCATCCGCACGCAGAGACGTAAAAGTGCTCAAACAGGCGGTACTTTCACGCCCTCAGCCTAACCCAGCTTCTCTGCTGGTAGGCTTAAATATCTTAGCGGACGTGGATCTGCGTGAGGAACTGGCTTCACTGACGATGCCCATGTTGCGTTTGTACGGGCGACTAGACGGTCTGGTGCCGATTAAAGTTGCCAGCGATCTGAATGAACTGCTACCCAATACAGAGCACGCCATCTTCAGCCAGTCTTCTCATGCCCCGTTCATGACGGAACATGACGCTTTTTGCGAGCAGGTCCGGGAATTTGCTTACCGCTAA